The Vibrio echinoideorum DNA window GCACGACGTGCATTGATTGTTGCGCGACCGTTCTTAGTAGCCATGCGAGCACGGAAACCGTGAGTACGCTTACGCTTTAGAACTGTAGGTTGAAAAGTGCGTTTCATTGTAATTACCT harbors:
- the rpmH gene encoding 50S ribosomal protein L34, with the protein product MKRTFQPTVLKRKRTHGFRARMATKNGRATINARRAKGRKRLSK